The following proteins come from a genomic window of Sphaerisporangium rubeum:
- a CDS encoding MFS transporter — MIATWRQYRSLPRPVRLLQVNQAGINLGFYMLMPYLAQHLTGHAGLAVWTAALVLGLRNMSQQGLFLVGGTLADRLGPKSMIMAGCALRTAGFALFGLSEHVGVLVTAAVLSGFAGALFNPAARACLAHEAGERKVEAFAVFNVFYQAGILAGPLVGLALLGAGFRTMCLSAAGIFAVLTVLQWRWLPARPGTGTGRPVLHDWREAFTNRPFLAFAAAMITSYALSYQMYLGLPLEVRRTGGGAAEVAVLYAISAITGIAGQVRVTAWCAARWSRGASMARGLAVMALAFTPLLVAAHVRLPPYLTPAPLVACALLLTLGSLMVFPFEMATIADLGSRRLTGTYYGLYNLLSAIGILAGNLVSGAAMDLAATTGLTGLPWLLLTAAGLASAFAVGRLNRTGRLTPRDRLSSGAARAEEVVDS; from the coding sequence GTGATCGCCACCTGGCGTCAGTACCGGTCGCTCCCCCGTCCGGTGCGGTTGCTCCAGGTGAACCAGGCCGGCATCAACCTGGGCTTCTACATGCTCATGCCGTACCTGGCGCAGCATCTCACCGGTCACGCCGGGCTGGCGGTGTGGACGGCGGCGCTGGTCCTCGGGCTGCGCAACATGAGCCAGCAGGGCCTGTTCCTCGTCGGTGGCACCCTGGCCGACCGGCTCGGTCCCAAGTCCATGATCATGGCGGGGTGCGCGTTGCGTACCGCCGGGTTCGCGTTGTTCGGCCTGTCGGAGCACGTGGGGGTGCTGGTCACGGCGGCCGTGCTGAGCGGGTTCGCCGGAGCGCTGTTCAACCCGGCCGCGCGCGCCTGCCTCGCGCACGAGGCCGGCGAACGCAAGGTCGAGGCGTTCGCGGTGTTCAACGTCTTCTACCAGGCCGGCATCCTCGCGGGCCCGCTCGTGGGCCTCGCGTTGCTCGGCGCCGGGTTCCGCACGATGTGCCTGTCCGCGGCCGGGATCTTCGCGGTGCTGACCGTCCTGCAGTGGCGGTGGCTGCCGGCCAGGCCCGGCACCGGCACCGGCCGTCCCGTGCTGCACGACTGGCGCGAGGCGTTCACCAACCGTCCGTTCCTGGCCTTCGCCGCCGCGATGATCACCTCGTACGCGCTGTCCTACCAGATGTACCTCGGTCTGCCTCTGGAGGTACGGCGGACCGGCGGCGGCGCGGCCGAGGTGGCGGTCCTCTACGCGATCTCCGCGATCACCGGGATCGCCGGCCAGGTGCGGGTCACGGCCTGGTGCGCGGCCCGGTGGAGCCGCGGCGCGTCGATGGCCCGCGGCCTGGCCGTCATGGCCCTGGCGTTCACACCTTTGCTGGTGGCGGCGCACGTCCGCCTCCCGCCGTACCTCACCCCGGCCCCGCTGGTCGCCTGCGCGCTCCTGCTCACCCTCGGCTCGCTCATGGTCTTCCCGTTCGAGATGGCCACCATCGCCGACCTCGGCAGCCGGCGGCTGACCGGCACCTACTACGGCCTGTACAACCTGCTGTCCGCGATCGGCATCCTCGCCGGGAACCTGGTCAGCGGCGCCGCGATGGACCTCGCGGCCACCACGGGGCTGACCGGCCTGCCGTGGCTGCTGCTCACCGCCGCGGGCCTCGCGTCCGCGTTCGCCGTCGGACGCCTGAACCGCACCGGCCGGCTGACTCCGCGGGACCGGCTCTCCAGCGGCGCCGCGCGGGCCGAAGAAGTCGTCGACTCGTAG